A window of the Erpetoichthys calabaricus chromosome 10, fErpCal1.3, whole genome shotgun sequence genome harbors these coding sequences:
- the abraa gene encoding actin-binding Rho-activating protein, whose product MTMEQQPLSRAVRKLRCAGLVSGLSKTWQVWASEHSQKQLTSPKGWHPDIIEENGNADFKKEWRVDQSIERKSGRQVISAGKDRVNALIANVGNKVSSKEGSKGEGISNMSPTRRRCHSRQAASAVKAWCQHEQGKVKAKMDSRSSSLDTEDSGLGDDTSQSETDEENKLETKTDRRPKILVATINDLRRTWQKWSEEHIEQQKLNPFSDEFDYEHSMAVRLVKGDVGYGRPKEGSRTAERAKRAQKHIHKEMEELCFIIRDVGVQCKDGYIRVTFGRLFDRYVTISDKVVGILLRCRKHGMVAFDGEMLWQGQDDNVVITLLA is encoded by the exons ATGACTATGGAGCAGCAGCCCCTGAGCAGAGCTGTTCGGAAACTCCGTTGTGCTGGCCTTGTCAGTGGGTTGTCAAAAACCTGGCAGGTGTGGGCCAgtgaacattctcaaaaacaGCTTACCAGCCCAAAGGGTTGGCATCCTGACATTATAGAGGAAAATGGTAATGCTGATTTTAAGAAAGAGTGGAGAGTGGACCAAAGCATTGAGAGAAAAAGTGGAAGACAGGTCATCTCAGCTGGAAAAGACAGAGTCAATGCCCTCATTGCCAATGTTGGCAACAAAGTTAGTTCTAAAGAGGGCAGCAAAGGTGAGGGCATCAGCAACATGTCTCCAACCAGGAGAAGATGTCATTCAAGACAGGCAGCAAGTGCGGTGAAAGCATGGTGTCAGCATGAACAAGGAAAGGTAAAGGCCAAGATGGACTCACGAAGCAGCAGCTTAGACACAGAGGACAGTGGCCTCGGGGACGACACAAGCCAAAGTGAAACAGATGAAGAGAACAAACTGgaaacaaagacagacagacggCCCAAG ATCTTGGTGGCCACTATTAATGATTTGAGAAGGACTTGGCAGAAGTGGTCAGAGGAGCACATTGAGCAACAGAAGCTCAACCCGTTCAGTGATGAGTTTGATTACGAGCACTCGATGGCCGTCCGTCTCGTCAAAGGAGATGTAGGCTATGGCCGACCAAAGGAGGGCTCCAGAACTGCAGAGAGAGCCAAGAGAGCTCAGAAGCACATTCACAAGGAAATGGAGGAGCTGTGTTTTATCATCAGGGACGTGGGGGTCCAGTGCAAGGACGGCTATATCCGAGTCACTTTTGGGAGACTCTTTGACAGATATGTAACAATTTCTGATAAAGTTGTAGGTATTCTGCTGAGGTGCCGGAAGCATGGCATGGTGGCATTTGATGGAGAGATGCTGTGGCAGGGACAGGATGACAATGTGGTCATCACACTGCTGGCATGA